GAGAAAGGATGCACAAAACAAGAGGGATATTGCTACGCTTGCTTTACCGGAAACTACAAAGTTGAGGTTGAAGACCTCAGCCTTTCCCCCGCCCAGATGAATCTGTTTGCCGGTTGACGGGCTTTCCCCCGCCGGACAGTTTTTTCAATTCTGACTCAAGAACCTCTTTTCTCCGCAGAAATTCGTGGCGTTTCCCCTTTTCTCTGTTGATGATCTTTTCGGGAGCGTTCTTTTGAAAAAGAGGGTCAGACAGTTTGCTCTCGCACTCAAGCAGTTTTTTTGAAACATCTTCAAGATCTTTACTTATGGCCTCCGCGTTTTGGGTGACGGCGGCTTTTTGCCCGGGCTCAACTTTCAGTTTGATGTTAAACCTCTTTGACGGGTCTCCGCATGCAAATGAAACGGAACGCGACAAACCCGGCGCCGCTGAAAATTCATCCGGGTCTTTGCAAAATTCATGGGATAAGACACCGGCAAGTTTGTTTATTACGGCAATTTCAGACTCAATAATATCCTTCACATTCTCTCCGTCTTTTCCGGATTCCGTCAGAAACGCCACTCTGACCTTCTCCGATATCTTAATGTCCGCAGCGCCCCTCGCGGCGCGGATTTCATCAATTACTCCCTCAAACACAAACTGCATGCGTATGTGGTCTTCGGTGAATTCCCCGATGATATTCGCTTCACTCCGGGGATATTCCTCATCAAGCAGACTCATCTCATCAAGACCCATGGCGGCCCTTACCCTCTGGTTGATTTCCTCGGTCAGATGCGGACAGAAGGGATGAAGGGCGCGCACGGAGCAGTGAAGAACATAAGCAAGAACATCGGAAGTCCGGCTGTCGGACTCGCCGATGGATATCTTGGAGGCTTCAATATAACGGTCGCATAAATCCCTCCAAAAAAATCTGTATGCCTCCTGCGCCGCCTTTCCAAACTCGTAGTTTTCCATATACATATCAATTTTTTCCAGTGACATATTCAGGCGGGCAAGTATCCACTTGTCGCATTTTTCCGGCGCCGGAGGGACGGCGGCGGAGAACCGCCCTGCCCCGCGGGTTTCAAGAATGAAGCGCGACGCATTCCAGATCTTGTTCATGAAGTTTCTGTAGCCTTTTATTGTTGACATTGATATTTCAATGTCTCTTCCGCCCGATGTGAGCGCGCAAAGGCAGAAACGCAAGGTGTCCGCCCCGAACCGGTCGGCGACTTCAAGCGGGTCTATCACATTGCCCTTGGTTTTGCTCATCTTTTCGCCCTTGCTGTCACGCACGAGACCGTGAATATATATGTCCTTAAAAGGCGGGTTATCTGTAAATTCAAGTCCCATCATAGCCATTCGCGCGACCCAGAAGAAAATTATATCAAAGCCGGTTATCAGGACAGAGGTGGGATAGTATCTGCTCAACAGCCCGTTTTTGCGGGGCCAGCCCATGGTAACAAACGGCCACAGAGCCGATGAAAACCAGGTGTCCAGAACATTTGGGTCTCTTGTGAGTTCAACTTGTTTCCCGTAATGGGAAAATGCGCTTTTCGCCGCTTCATCCCCGTCTTTTTCCACAAACACTACGCCGTCCGGCCCATACCATGCGGGAATCCCGTGCCCCCACCACAATTGCCTTGAAATGCACCACGGCTCTATGTTCTCAAGCCATTGAAAGTATGTCCGCTCCCAGAATTTCGGATGAAAATTCATTCCGCCTTTTCTGACGGAATCCGCAGCCGCAGCCGCCAACTGTTTGACGTCCATATACCACTGCTCCATCAGCATGGGTTCTATTACAGAGCCGGACCTGTCTCCGTATGGAACAGTGTGCGAGATGTTTTCGGTTTTCACCAGAAAGCCGCCGTGTTCCAGATCTTTCAGCAGTTTTTTTCTCGCCTCAAACCTGTCAAGCCCCCTGTAGGGTTCGGGCGCATTTTCATTGAGCCGCGCGTCTCCGTCAAAAATGCTTACAAGCGGCAAGTTGTGCCTTTTGCCGACCTCAAAGTCATTAAAGTCATGAGCAGGGGTTATCTTGACCGCGCCGCTCCCCTTTTCCGGGTCGGAGTATTCGTCCGCAATGACGGGGACAGACCGCCCGGCAAGCGGAATTTCCACCTCTGTTCCAATCAGGTGAACGTATCTTTTGTCTTCGGGATGAACCGCAACCGCGGTATCCCCAAACATGGTTTCCGGTCTTGTTGTCGCCACGACTATGTCGCCGCCGCCTGCGGCCGGATATCTGATGTGCCAGTAGCGCCCTGAAACCTCTTTCTGTTCAACCTCTAAATCGGAGACGGCGGTTTTCAAACCGGGATCGTAGTTGACCAGCCTGTTGTCGCGCCGGATAAGGTTTTTCCTGTAAAGTTCCACAAACACTTTTTTTACCGCTTCGGTAAATCCCTCGTCCATGGTAAACCGCTGACTGTTCCAGTCCGGTATAAAACCCAGCCTGTTTATCTGCTCAAATATGCGTCCGCTTGATTTTTCCTTAAACTCCCAGATTTTCTCAATAAAGCGCTCTTTACCGAGGGTTTCCCTGCTCACTCCCTCTTTCAGGAGTTCGCGCTCCACCACCATCTGGGTGGCAATGCCCGCATGGTCGGTTCCGGGAATCCACAGGACATCAAAGCCCCTCATCTTTTTGTAGCGGACAAGAACATCCTGCAATGTGCAGTTGAGAGCGTGCCCTATATGCAGAGAGCCCGTAACGTTGGGGGGCGGCATAACAATGGAAAAAACCGGGGCATTTCCCCTTCCGCCGCCGTCTTGAGATTTCCCCCTCTCAAGCCAGAATGTTCGCCATTTGGTTTCAAGAGGGCCCGGGTCGTAACTCTTTTCCATGCAGTCCGAAACGGGAGGCAAGGTTACGTTTCCGCGGGAACTTCAGATTTTTCCTCTTTTACAACAGGTATTGGAGGAACGGGTTCCTCTTCGGAATCAATGCCGATGTCTCTGTAGAGGCTAAGCCCGGTGCCGGCCGGTATTATCCTGCCGATGATAACATTCTCTTTCAATCCCTTGAGTTTATCTTCTTTGCCTTCACATGCGGCCTCGGTCAGTATCTTGGTGGTTTCCTGAAAAGATGCCGCCGAAAGCCAGCTTTCTGTGCTCAGAGACGAGCGGGTTATTCCCAAAAGCAGGGGCTCGGCCGTTGCCGGCTTGCCGCCGTCTTTCTCAACCTCGGAGTTTTCTTTATGGAAGAGGGTTTTCGTTACCGCCTCGCCGGGAAGCATGGTGGTGTCTCCGGGATCTTTAATTTTGACCCTCCTGAGCATTTGCCTGACAATAACCTCTATGTGTTTGTCGTTTATCCTGACGCCCTGAATTTTGTAAACCGCCTGAATTTCATTGACGAGAAACTCGCTGAGCGCCTTCTCTCCCTTAATCTTCAAAATGTCGTGGGGGTTTTCATCGCCATCCACGATCTTTTCACCGGACATTATGAAGTCATCCTCACGGACAAGGACATGCTCCCCTCTGGGAACAATGTATTCCTTTTTCTCCCCGACCTCCGGCTGGACGAATACGCGCCTCTTGCCTTTGTAGTCATCGCCGAATGACACATGGCCGTCTATCTCGCTTACAATGGCGAGGTCTTTGGGAATGCGCGCTTCAAACAGTTCCGCAACCCGTGGCAGACCGCCGGTTATGTCCTTGGTTTTCGCGGTTTCTTTCGGGATCTTGGCAATAATGTCTCCCAGCCCGACTTGCTCGCCGTCATTTCTTTCAATGATGGCGCCCGTGGGCAAATCCTCTGATTGCGGAGCCGGTTTGCCCTCAATCTCTATTCCGGGTTTAAGTTTGGTGTTCTTTGACTCAATCACAACTTTCTCAAGCATTCCGGTAACCTCGTCCGCCTGCTCTTTGAAGGTTATGCCTATTTCAAGGTCTTTCCATCTGACAAGTCCTGAGGTCTCGGAAATTATCGGGGTGGTGTAAGGGTCCCATTCCGCAAGAAGGGTTTTTTCCTCAACCTTGTCGCCGTCTTTGACCTTCAGCCTCGCTCCCAACTCAAGTTTGTGGTTCTCCCTTTCGTAGCCCTTGGAGTCCACAACCGATATGCGGCTGTTTCTGTTTGTAATCACAAGTTCGCCGCTGCCGGTCATGACTGTTTTCAGTTTGGATGTCTTTATCACGCCCGCATGGTTGCACTCAAGAGTATGCTCCATGGCGCTCTGGCTCGCCGCGCCGCCTATGTGAAATGTCCGCATGGTGAGCTGAGTTCCGGGCTCTCCGATTGACTGCGCCGCCATAATGCCGACCGCTTCCCCTATTTCCACAAGTTTCCCCGTTGAAAGGTTTCTTCCATAGCAAAGGCGGCAGATACCCTCTTCGGCATCGCAAGTGAGAACGGAGCGAATCTTAACTTCGCTTATGCCGCTTTCATTGATTTTGTCCGCAATTTCATTGCCTATTTCATGACCCGCCTTCACTATCAACTCGCCTGTTTCCGGATCTTTCAGGTCGTCAACCGCCACTCTGCCTAAAACCCTGTCTCCCACGGGCTCTTTTACCTTCCCCCCTTCAACGCGGTTTGTATAAAGCAGTCCCTCAATGGTTCTGCAATCCTCTTCGGTGACTATTATGTCGTGCGCCACATCTATGAGCTTTCTCGTGAGGTGCCCGGCGTTTGCCGTCTTGAGGGCTGTGTCCGCCAGACCTTTACGGGCTCCGTGGGTTGAGATGAAGTAGTCCATAACCTTCATTCCTTCCCTGAAGTTTGAGGTTATGGGCTTCTCTATAATAGTTCCGTCAGGTTTTGCCATGAGGCCCCTCATTCCGGCAAGCTGCCTGACCTGAGTTTTACTGCCGCGCGCTCCCGAATCTATCATCATATATATGGGATTGGAACTGGGTCCCTGCTTCTCCGCGCCGTCTTCGCCGGTTACGGTTTCAAATTTGATGTTTTCCATCATCTCGTCAGCGACTTCGTCACTGGTTTTTGACCATATATCCACGATCTTGTTGTAGCGCTCGCCATCTGTGATAAGCCCCTGAGAATACTGCTCCTGAACCTTCATCTCATCCTGCCGCGCCCTTTCCACCAACCGCTCCTTGCTGTCCGGAATGTGCATGTCGTTAATGGATATTGAGATGCCTGACTTCGTGGCGTACTTGAATCCGAGCGTTCGTATCCGGTCGGCCATAATTACCGTCTCTTTTCCGCCGTTTTTCCTGAAGCAGGTGTCCACAAGGCTTTCCACTTCCTGCTTGGTCATGGGCTTGTTGATAAGTTCAAACGGAATGGTCTTGGGGATGGCTTCGTGGTAGAGAATCACTCTGCCGGTTGTTGTCTCAACAACCTCATCGTTAATTTTTATCTTTATGCGCGCATGAATTCCTATATGGCCGAAGTTGTATGCCATTATCGCCTCTTCGGGAGAGGAGAGAAATTTGTCTTCGCCCTTGCTGTGGACCGAGTCCTTGGTCATGTAATAAATTCCCAGCACCATGTCCTGGGTCGGCAGAATAACGGGCTTGCCGTGAGCGGGAGACAATATGTTATTTGTGGACATGACAAGCGCGCGACACTCCGCCTGCGCCTCAATGGACAGAGGGACGTGAACCGCCATCTGGTCTCCGTCAAAATCGGCGTTATAGGCGGGGCAGACCAGCGGGTGAACCCTGATGGACCTGTCCTCCACAAGCACCGGTTCAAATGCCTGTATGCTCAATTTGTGAAGGGTGGGAGCACGGTTAAGCATAACCATGTGCTCTTTAATAACATCGTCAAGGGCGTCCCACACAACCGGCACGCCGGTTTCAACAAACCTTTTGGCTATTTTGATGGTGGGCGCTATGGGAGTTCCGTCCTTGTTTTTCCACTCCTGAAGTTTCTGGTAAATGAACGGCCTGAAAAGTTCAAGAGCCATCTGCTTGGGTAAACCGCACTGATGAAGTTTCAGGTCCGGGCCGACGGTGATGACGGAACGCCCGGAGTAGTCAACTCTCTTTCCGAGAAGGTTTTGGCGAAACCGGCCGCTTTTACCCTTTATGATGTCGGTCAGACTCTTGAGCGGGCGGTGGTTGTGTCCTAAAACGGGGCTTCCCCTTCTTCCGTTCTCAAACAGCGCGTCCACCGCTTCCTGAAGCATCCTCTTTTCGTTTCTGACGATGATGTCAGGGGCGTCCAGATCCATCAGCCTTCTCAGCCTGTTGTTTCTGTTGATAATTCTTCTGTAGAGAACATTCAAGTCCGAAGTGGCGAAACGCCCCCCGTGCGGAACAAGCGGCCGCAAGTCCGGCGGCAGAACGGGAATGGTTGTAAGCACCATCCACTCCGGGCGGTTTTTTGATTTGCGGAACGCTTCGCATATCTTGCGCCTCTTCGCTATTTTTGCTTTCTTGAGAGGAGATGCCGACTCCTGCATTTCAGTTTTAAGTTCTTCCGAGAGCGCGTTCAAATCAATGCTCTTCAGCATTTCATAAACGGCCTCCGCTCCCATTCCGTAGGTGTAGTCCGTTGAAAAACTTTCGTCCGCCTTTAAGAGGGTTTCCGTTTCATCCGTCCTGAAGGTGGAGTTTTTGACCCTTTTGGCAAGTTCATCACCGGCTTTTTTCAATTCCTCGCGCGCGCCGTCAAACTTTTTGTATTCCCCCTGAAGATGCGGCGGGACTTCCTCGCTCTGTGCCTGCGCCTTCTTGAGTTCGGCCGCCAGCTGCTTCCACTCTCTGCGCATATCCGCATGCTCTTTTCCTTTCAGAAGAGCGTCTCGCGCTACGCGAACCTTTTCACCGGGGTCAGAGACGGCATTGAAGGCATCTTGTATTTTCTTGTTGCTTTCGGGCATCTGCTGAAGACCCAAATCCTTATACGCTCCTGAGAACCGGCTTTCAAACCGCTCCTTTGCGGCGGCAAGAGTCCCTTCGGCCTTTTTAACTTTGTTTGCGGAATCGGTGTCGGCAGACTGCGCAACTTGCGCCTCGTAAGCGGATTGATGTTTTTGAAAGTTCCTTCTGGCGGTAAGAAAGTTGTAAACGGCGCGCTTTATCTCATGCTCGGCGACACCGGTTTTGCCCGCCATAACGCCTTGCAGGGAGAACTTTGCCGACACTTCGGCGGGAACCAGCATCTTATACCAGTAGTCTTTAACCAGAGACATCTGCTCATAACTCATCAACATCCCCGCAAGACGCTCCCCGTCCTCCTGAGTTTCAATCCCGGAAAGTATGTCATCCGGCACGGGGGTAAGCGAGGAAATCGTGTATTCGGCCTCCCTCAGTTTGGAAAGTTCCTCGTCCGTGAGTGTCATACCCATCTTCAGGGAAGACTTGCCGGGGTTGATAACCACGTGAGACTCGTAGTAGAGAACCCTGTCAAGGTCTCTGAGACTCATATCAAGAATCATCCCGATGCGGCTGGGGGTGCTACGCAAAAACCAGATGTGAACAACCGGCGAGGCGAGGTCTATGTGCGCCATTCTTTCCCTGCGGAGTTTTGAGGTGGTAACCTCAACGCCGCACTTCTCGCACACGATGCCCCTGTGTTTGAGCCGCTTGTATTTTCCGCACGCGCACTCGTAGTCTTTCACCGGACCAAAAATTTTGGGGCAGAACAACCCGTTCTTTTCAGGTTTGAATGTCCGGTAGTTAATAGTCTCGGGCTTTTTCACCTCTCCGTGAGACCAAGACCGTATGGCATCGGGTGACGCTATTGATATCTGGACTCCCGAGTAATTGTCTTCGGACTTGCTTGTTATGATGTCTTCAAAATCCATTGTTTTCCCCGCCTTATCCGGCTGCGCCCAAAGCGCTATCCTCTCCGCTTTCATCGGAGGTTAAATCTATTTGCAACCCAAGTGACTGAAGTTCCTTTCTGAGAACATTGAAGGACTCCGGAAGCCCCGGCTCAAGCGACATTTTGCCCTCAACGATTGACGCAAACATCTTTGTCCTGCCGTTCACATCATCTGATTTAACAGTGAGAAACTCCTGAAGCGTGTGAGCCGCCCCGTATGCCTCAAGCGCCCACACTTCCATTTCCCCAAGCCTCTGCCCGCCGAAATGCGCCTTTCCGCCGAGCGGCTGTTGAGTTACAAGAGAGTAAGGCCCTATTGAGCGCGCGTGTATCTTCTCCTCAACAAGGTGATGGAGTTTAAGCATATACATGACCCCGACAGTCACTTTCTGGTCAAAAGGCTCGCCCGTGAGGCCGTCAAACAAAATAGTTTTCCCGTCATCGTCCAGCCCCGCCAGTTCCATAAACTCTTTTATTTCATCCTCATTGGCGCCGTCAAAAACCGGGGAAGCCACCGGAATTCCCTCCTTCAGAGAGGCGATAAAATTACGGGATTGTTCTTCGGTCAACTTGTCTATAAAAGAGGCGTCTTTTCCCCTTCCTCCGTAAACCTTTTTCAGTTTGCTCTTTATCGCGTCCGCGCCATAGTTTTCCTCAATGTATTCGTTCAACTGCCTGCCTATCTCTTTGCTCGCAAGACCCAGATGAGTCTCCAGAACCTGTCCCACATTCATTCTTGAAGGCACGCCGAGCGGGTTGAGAACCATGTCAACCGGAGTTCCGTCCTCCATGTAGGGCATATCCTCCTGCGGAAGGATTTTTGATATGACG
The window above is part of the Candidatus Dadabacteria bacterium genome. Proteins encoded here:
- a CDS encoding valine--tRNA ligase; the protein is MPPVSDCMEKSYDPGPLETKWRTFWLERGKSQDGGGRGNAPVFSIVMPPPNVTGSLHIGHALNCTLQDVLVRYKKMRGFDVLWIPGTDHAGIATQMVVERELLKEGVSRETLGKERFIEKIWEFKEKSSGRIFEQINRLGFIPDWNSQRFTMDEGFTEAVKKVFVELYRKNLIRRDNRLVNYDPGLKTAVSDLEVEQKEVSGRYWHIRYPAAGGGDIVVATTRPETMFGDTAVAVHPEDKRYVHLIGTEVEIPLAGRSVPVIADEYSDPEKGSGAVKITPAHDFNDFEVGKRHNLPLVSIFDGDARLNENAPEPYRGLDRFEARKKLLKDLEHGGFLVKTENISHTVPYGDRSGSVIEPMLMEQWYMDVKQLAAAAADSVRKGGMNFHPKFWERTYFQWLENIEPWCISRQLWWGHGIPAWYGPDGVVFVEKDGDEAAKSAFSHYGKQVELTRDPNVLDTWFSSALWPFVTMGWPRKNGLLSRYYPTSVLITGFDIIFFWVARMAMMGLEFTDNPPFKDIYIHGLVRDSKGEKMSKTKGNVIDPLEVADRFGADTLRFCLCALTSGGRDIEISMSTIKGYRNFMNKIWNASRFILETRGAGRFSAAVPPAPEKCDKWILARLNMSLEKIDMYMENYEFGKAAQEAYRFFWRDLCDRYIEASKISIGESDSRTSDVLAYVLHCSVRALHPFCPHLTEEINQRVRAAMGLDEMSLLDEEYPRSEANIIGEFTEDHIRMQFVFEGVIDEIRAARGAADIKISEKVRVAFLTESGKDGENVKDIIESEIAVINKLAGVLSHEFCKDPDEFSAAPGLSRSVSFACGDPSKRFNIKLKVEPGQKAAVTQNAEAISKDLEDVSKKLLECESKLSDPLFQKNAPEKIINREKGKRHEFLRRKEVLESELKKLSGGGKPVNRQTDSSGRGKG
- the rpoC gene encoding DNA-directed RNA polymerase subunit beta', translated to MDFEDIITSKSEDNYSGVQISIASPDAIRSWSHGEVKKPETINYRTFKPEKNGLFCPKIFGPVKDYECACGKYKRLKHRGIVCEKCGVEVTTSKLRRERMAHIDLASPVVHIWFLRSTPSRIGMILDMSLRDLDRVLYYESHVVINPGKSSLKMGMTLTDEELSKLREAEYTISSLTPVPDDILSGIETQEDGERLAGMLMSYEQMSLVKDYWYKMLVPAEVSAKFSLQGVMAGKTGVAEHEIKRAVYNFLTARRNFQKHQSAYEAQVAQSADTDSANKVKKAEGTLAAAKERFESRFSGAYKDLGLQQMPESNKKIQDAFNAVSDPGEKVRVARDALLKGKEHADMRREWKQLAAELKKAQAQSEEVPPHLQGEYKKFDGAREELKKAGDELAKRVKNSTFRTDETETLLKADESFSTDYTYGMGAEAVYEMLKSIDLNALSEELKTEMQESASPLKKAKIAKRRKICEAFRKSKNRPEWMVLTTIPVLPPDLRPLVPHGGRFATSDLNVLYRRIINRNNRLRRLMDLDAPDIIVRNEKRMLQEAVDALFENGRRGSPVLGHNHRPLKSLTDIIKGKSGRFRQNLLGKRVDYSGRSVITVGPDLKLHQCGLPKQMALELFRPFIYQKLQEWKNKDGTPIAPTIKIAKRFVETGVPVVWDALDDVIKEHMVMLNRAPTLHKLSIQAFEPVLVEDRSIRVHPLVCPAYNADFDGDQMAVHVPLSIEAQAECRALVMSTNNILSPAHGKPVILPTQDMVLGIYYMTKDSVHSKGEDKFLSSPEEAIMAYNFGHIGIHARIKIKINDEVVETTTGRVILYHEAIPKTIPFELINKPMTKQEVESLVDTCFRKNGGKETVIMADRIRTLGFKYATKSGISISINDMHIPDSKERLVERARQDEMKVQEQYSQGLITDGERYNKIVDIWSKTSDEVADEMMENIKFETVTGEDGAEKQGPSSNPIYMMIDSGARGSKTQVRQLAGMRGLMAKPDGTIIEKPITSNFREGMKVMDYFISTHGARKGLADTALKTANAGHLTRKLIDVAHDIIVTEEDCRTIEGLLYTNRVEGGKVKEPVGDRVLGRVAVDDLKDPETGELIVKAGHEIGNEIADKINESGISEVKIRSVLTCDAEEGICRLCYGRNLSTGKLVEIGEAVGIMAAQSIGEPGTQLTMRTFHIGGAASQSAMEHTLECNHAGVIKTSKLKTVMTGSGELVITNRNSRISVVDSKGYERENHKLELGARLKVKDGDKVEEKTLLAEWDPYTTPIISETSGLVRWKDLEIGITFKEQADEVTGMLEKVVIESKNTKLKPGIEIEGKPAPQSEDLPTGAIIERNDGEQVGLGDIIAKIPKETAKTKDITGGLPRVAELFEARIPKDLAIVSEIDGHVSFGDDYKGKRRVFVQPEVGEKKEYIVPRGEHVLVREDDFIMSGEKIVDGDENPHDILKIKGEKALSEFLVNEIQAVYKIQGVRINDKHIEVIVRQMLRRVKIKDPGDTTMLPGEAVTKTLFHKENSEVEKDGGKPATAEPLLLGITRSSLSTESWLSAASFQETTKILTEAACEGKEDKLKGLKENVIIGRIIPAGTGLSLYRDIGIDSEEEPVPPIPVVKEEKSEVPAET